Part of the Spirochaetota bacterium genome is shown below.
ATATATTAATAATATCTTAATAAAATTAATAGCAATCCTTCACATCCTGAATGCTATAGCGATTTACAGCCATGAGAATGCAAATGTCAATAAAATTGAGTGAAAATTTGGTTGACTTTCAGTTTTGCTTTTTCAAGTATATTAATCATTATATAGTGATGTATAATTATATTATGCTTTAGTAAGTAACATTACAAATGTAGGTAAAAGATATTCATGCAAGTAGCGATGTACTATAGCAACATAGATGTGCGCTTGGAAGAGATGCCAATTCCTCAAATAAGGGATGATGAGTTATTAATTCAGGTGGTAGCTAGCGGCATTTGTGGCAGCGATGTTATGGAGTGGTACCGTCGTGACAAGGTTCCTCTAGTCCTTGGACATGAGGTAGCTGGCGAAGTGATCTCTATTGGCAATGGCGTTGAAAAATTTAAAATAGGAGATCGGGTAGCCTCCACCCATCATGTACCCTGTAACACATGTCATTATTGTCTTAATGATCACCATACAGCATGTATGACGTTACAAAAGGGAACTCACTTCGATCCGGGCGGTTTCGCAGAATATGTAAGAGTCCCTGCTATGAATGTTGATAGAGGAACATTCCATATCCCTGAAAATGTATCCTATGAGGATGCCTCTTTTATGGAACCTCTAGCATGTGTAATAAGGGGGCAAAGGAATGCTAGGTTTAAACCAGGCCTGAGCGTATTGATTATTGGAAGCGGTATCTCAGGATTGCTGCACATCAGCTTAGCACGGGCAATGGGTGCTGGATTAGTTATAGCTGCTGATACAATCCCACAACGCCTGGAAAAGGCAAAGGAGATGGGAGCTGATCTTGTTTTATATGCAGATGAAAATATGATTGAATCGCTTCGCAAAACCAATTCTGGACGCCTGGCTGATATTGTGATTATCTGTCATGGTGAATTTATACCCTATGCTACCAAAGCCGTTGAAAAGGGTGGCACAATACTCTTCTTTGCGTCAGCTCCTGAAGGTGCTACAATACCAAATACGGTAAATGAATTATTCTGGAGAACTGAGGTAACCCTAACCAGTAGCTATGCAGGGAGTCCAGCTGACTGCAGTCTTGCCCTAGCATTAATAAAATCTGGAAACATTTCAGTTGGCAAACTCATTACCCATCGAATCAGACTTGCTGATACCTGTAAAGGATTTCAGGCCGTAGCTGATCCTATTAAGCATAAATCAATTAAGGTTATCGTTGAACCTCAAGCTTAACTTTAGGATTTGATTAACATACTGACATGCTTGATAGATGATCCTGTATAGCATCTAGGTAATGAGAAGAGAAAGGGTTTCTGCTATTAATGCCGGTTTCTCAATTCCTTCTATTTCCATAGTATTTTCAATAGTCATGAGAAATCTGCCATCTCCCTTGTCCGTCACATCCTTGAGTACCCTCTTATTGCGAATTTTTGAACCAACCTTTACCGGCTCTAAAAACCTCACCCTATTAAGCCCATAATTGATTCCCATCTTTATGCCTTCAGGAACTATCATTATAGCGCCGCTTAAACCGGATATCAATGAAAGGGTAAGATAACCATGGGCAATAGTAGCTCCAAATGGACCATCTTTGGCCTTTTGCTCATCAACATGAATCCACTGATGATCATTAGAACAATTAGCAAAGGAGTTGATACGATCTTGATCGATTTCAAACCAATCGGAAATACCTAACTCTGTACCGATATAATTACTTAACTCATCAGGTTTTACAACTTTAGGCATGTTAGGCATAGTTACCTCCTGATAAATATAATCATCATCACTTCAAAAGATTAAAAATTCAAAGACTAAAATGCCTAGGGTAATTATCCTGTCAAAAAACGGATATCTCAACACTTACAATGAGTGTTTATATATACTTTTTATGATCATGAGGGACAGATCTGTCAAGTATGCTTTAAAATTTTTCATTATAAATATAGACCTTTGAATTCTCAATATGCTGATTAAATTTAATAATCAGATTCCTAATGATATTGTTGGTAATATAAGATTATGCAACATTTTTTTTGCATAATTCAGTTTAAAATTCTTGAAATTCTATTCAGGAATATAAAAAATTATTATTCTTTCTAATGAGAAATATACATATAGAAATTGTATTCTCAATCGATGATATTGGGGAGGGTTTTATTTCAATCATCGCTCTGAACAATTAGTGTAATTTACTAGAACAGAAAAGCATATATATCCTTGGTCTCACTAAAATAAATTAATCTGAATAAGCCATTATTATATGAAAATGGAGGATTTATGTCCAACACTAACGACAAGTCAAGACCAATGCCGGGTGATATTGTAAAGATTACTCATAGTAATGTTCCACTTGTCCCAACAGGGACTACTGGAATAATAGAGGGTATGGTGGATAAATATGAAGAAGAATATTTAATTGTCTTCAATTCAGAAGTGCCTTATATGGATGATAAATATGTTAAATGCACAGGCAAGCCTGCATATTTTATCAAATCATGCCGACTAGTATCAACAAGTCAGGTTGATAAGCAACTATTTTGGCGATGGGAAAATAAAATCACAAAATACGGCGAAACATTTTATAAAAAGGATGTTAATATATTTAACCTGGAAATGACAAATAGTGTAATACTATAATCTTACTATAACAAAAATAATTGAAACATTACAAACAGCCCATAGGCTATAAATAAGGGTGAGGATATGAAAATTCATCTTGAAAGTGATTATGTAACAAAAGAAATTAAATTGAATGGGAAAATATTAGATCCTAAAAAGAGCATGGATGTATGGAATTATTGCCCAACTGGATTTATGTGGGGGCATGGAGGATCAGGCTCTTCTCAATTAGCCCTTGCAATTTTACTTGAATTTTTACCTCAGAATGAGGCAGTTGATAGGCATGAGGATTTCAAATGGAAAGTGATTGCTCGCTTACCTCAAGCCAAATTCGATCTTGAGATAGATATTAGCAAGTGGTTGGCTAGTGAGAATTCAACAGGATAGGCTATAGTTCGTATATTTTTAAGGCTAAACAAGAATAAACAGATAGAAACACTGGAGGTAGAGAATGGATTGGAAAGAAGAGTACAGGAGCAAACTGATCTCAGCAGAAGAGGCAGCCAAGCTTATCAAATCTGGAGACAGGGTGATGGTTGCTGGTGGCTCCACAGATCAACCAAAAATTATGAAGGATGCCATATTTGCTCGCAGGGATGAGCTGATGGATGTATCGATTCTTCATTTTTGCCCAATAAAGGAGCCGCCCTGGCTTGAGCCTGGACATGAAGACCACTTTAGGGTCGA
Proteins encoded:
- a CDS encoding alcohol dehydrogenase catalytic domain-containing protein — encoded protein: MQVAMYYSNIDVRLEEMPIPQIRDDELLIQVVASGICGSDVMEWYRRDKVPLVLGHEVAGEVISIGNGVEKFKIGDRVASTHHVPCNTCHYCLNDHHTACMTLQKGTHFDPGGFAEYVRVPAMNVDRGTFHIPENVSYEDASFMEPLACVIRGQRNARFKPGLSVLIIGSGISGLLHISLARAMGAGLVIAADTIPQRLEKAKEMGADLVLYADENMIESLRKTNSGRLADIVIICHGEFIPYATKAVEKGGTILFFASAPEGATIPNTVNELFWRTEVTLTSSYAGSPADCSLALALIKSGNISVGKLITHRIRLADTCKGFQAVADPIKHKSIKVIVEPQA
- a CDS encoding MaoC family dehydratase; the protein is MPKVVKPDELSNYIGTELGISDWFEIDQDRINSFANCSNDHQWIHVDEQKAKDGPFGATIAHGYLTLSLISGLSGAIMIVPEGIKMGINYGLNRVRFLEPVKVGSKIRNKRVLKDVTDKGDGRFLMTIENTMEIEGIEKPALIAETLSLLIT
- a CDS encoding DUF6166 domain-containing protein; its protein translation is MKIHLESDYVTKEIKLNGKILDPKKSMDVWNYCPTGFMWGHGGSGSSQLALAILLEFLPQNEAVDRHEDFKWKVIARLPQAKFDLEIDISKWLASENSTG